GATCTTATCCAGTATGACCATCTGTTGATTCACGACGCTAGTTGCGTATAAACCGACTCCGCTCCGTCTCTTTGCACTTTCGCTGTGGGTCGCACCGATTCAATCCGGACCAGCTGGTCGAAGAGGTCGCCGATGCGACAACCGATTGCTCGATCCCATTTCACAAGGGCGAATTTTCGCTTCCAAGCTCAGGTTACTCCATCCAAGTGATGTGGTTGGAAGGTTTCGAGGAATACCACATTGTATCTGCCCACAGTGGCCGAGATGTCTGAATCGGAAATGGCGAAATTGATCAATATCTTGCTTATCTGGATTGCAACGAAGAAAGTAACGAAAATTTCGATACAAAATGAAAACATGAATTGATCAGATCTTGACTCCACATAAAAAAACTGGTAAGTGAATGTTGGTTTTTTGATTGCCAGAGAGTGTCATCTTGAGGTTCAAATGAAACGAATTCGCATTGGATCTGCGATCATCCTTGGGTTGCTCATGTTTGGGGTAACCGCACAAGGGCAGGAGACGAAGGACAAAAATGGACCGTCCAAAACTTCTCCCACCAACGCGGGCAGTCAGACGGACTCCAAGGCTTCGGATGCCGAGAAGAAAAAACCGGAAGAACCGATGACCAAGGTTAAAGGATATTTGCCCGCTAATTGGAAACAACTGGGCCTGACGGATGATCAAAAACAGGAAATTTACAAACGTCAAGCATACCATCGGGCGAAAGTAAAGATGTTAGAAGCCGAAATCGAGAAAATCAAGTCCGAAGAACGAACGTCTCTCGAGGCAGTTTTGACCGATCTCCAAAAGAAACGGCTCCGAGAAATCCTTTTGGAAAAAGCTCCCAAGCCTGAATGATATTTCTACCGTACCGAGCGTAACATCCCGTGGGCTTTTGTGAGTGTCTCGTCGTATTCTCGATCTGGTTGAGAATCGGCAACGATCCCACCTCCCACGGGAAATTGAATCCAGCCATCTTGAACCGTCATGGTTCGAATGAGAATGTTTGTATCCATTCGACCATCCCATCCGATGTATCCCACCGATCCGCAGTAGGCTCCTCTTCGAGTCGGTTCAATTTCGGCGATAATTTCCATTGCTCGCACCTTTGGAGCACCAGTAATTGACCCTCCTGGAAAACAAGCTTGAAGGAGGTCAATTGATCGAACACGGGGGCGTAATCTGCCACGAACTTCGGATACTAAATGATGGAGATGCCGATAGGATTCGATCTCACAGATTTTTGGGACGACCACACTGCCGAAATCACAACATTTCCCGATATCATTTCGAAGTAAATCAACAATCATTATATTTTCCGCACGGTCCTTTGGATTGGTGAGAAGGTCTTCGAGCAGGAGTCGGTCTTCGTCGGCTGATTGTCCCATTGGGCGTGTCCCCTTTATTGGACGAGTTTCGACGACTCCATTGGTGACCGACAAAAATCGTTCAGGAGAGGCTGAGATGATTTGAGCAGTTCCAAGATCCAAATACACGCCGAAGGGCGAAGGGTTACGGTCACGTGATCGTCGATAGAGTGCTAGTGGATGATCAATCTGATGGGTTAATAGTCGCTGAGCCAAGTTGATTTGGAAGCAATCCCCGGCATGGATGTAATCAATTGTACGGCGGATCGCGTCTCGATAACTGATTGGGGAGAATGTACTGAGGACGTTTTCCCAATTCGGGAGTGGAAATTGCGGTGCAAGAGAGTCTAAGGAACGGCGCTTCCAGGAGTGAGGGAGTGGAGGTTTGGAACGTGCCAACCAAGATCGAACTTGGCGGATTCGAAAGGCTGCGTGAGAGTTGGAGATTGTGGCGCTTGATTGAACGCCAGTGGAGAGGAGCCAGCAACGTTGGAGGAGGTGGTCCCAAGCGATAACCCAGTCATAAACACCAAGTGCCAGAGTAGGAACATCAAAATCGGAGTATTGAGGTGATTTGATGGATTCTAATGATTGATTCCAATCGTATCCGAATAATCCGGCAACTCCAGCTTGAAAAGGCGGCAGTTCAGGGATGCGGGCGATCGGAAATGACTGATAGAGGGCGTACCATTTCAATAAGTTCTCATTGGTTTCAACACTTTGCGTTGAGCGTTGAAACCAATCGACTGGATCGGCAGTAATAAAACTATACCGCCCACGCTCTGGATGAAAATCACTACTTTCGAGAACCAGTAAATGAGGGAGATCACCAAGTTGTTCGGCAATCGACCATACCGTCGGACATGGGTGAAGCTCTTCGAGAATCGGAGAATGGAAGTTGTGATTCATCTTGGTCACTACGTGATTCCTATCAACTCGAATGCTATGCTAGAATAGTTACGAGATAAAAGCTGGCCACCTCAATTCCAGATGAGGTCACGGAATTAGCTTCCCGGAGGGATTTTCGATGATGAAATGGGTTTATGGATTGGTGATCATGCTTTCCACAAGTTCGGTTGTGTGGGCGGAAGTACCGAGTAAGCTGAAAGTTGTGCAACACCAGAAATCAATTCCATATCGAAGTGATGATGCGGCTGATCGGGAAAAACATTGTCTCGACGTGTTCTACCCGAAGGACCAGAAAAACGTACCCGTTCTCTTTTTTGTTCATGGCGGAGCATGGCGTTCCGGAAACAAAGAGATGTACGCAAAAATCGGCGAAGTTTTTGCAGCTCGAGGCCTTGTCACCGTTATTCCGAATTATCGACTCTCGCCAAAAGTTAAACATCCCGGACATATTGAAGATGTGTGCGATGCGTTGAAGTGGACCATCGAAAACATCGAAAAATATGGCGGGAATCGAAAACAGATATTTGTGAGTGGACACTCCGCAGGGGGCCACCTCGTCGCATTGTTAGCAACTAACCCAACGTATCTCCAAGCAAAAAAACTAACGGTGGAAGCGATTCGTGGTGTGATTCCCATTTCAGGAGTGTACAGTATTTTACCGATTGGATTGTTCACAACTGTTTTTGGGAGTGACTCACAACTCATGCGTGATGTTTCTCCATTGGAGCAAGTCCGGGCGGGACTTCCGCCATTTCTTATTTTGTATGGGGATGCTGATTTCCCAACCTGCGATCTCGTGTCGCAAGCGTTCCAGAAGCGACTCCTTGAGAAAAAAGTTCAAGCGGAATGCTGTGAGATCGCCAAGCGTGATCATATTGAAATCATCCGCAATGCCATGCTGGGCGATGACCCGATTGTCACGAAAATACTCAGTTTCATTCGAGAGAAAGGGGAACCCCCCTTGAAAAAAAATCTCTCAAGTCAGTGAGAGATATCTCCATGGCTCGAGTTGGGATTTGAATCGGCAATGCCAGAGCCGGTAGCTGCTAAAATACCAGCGATCTGTCTCCATAATTGTTGCAATCGATCGGAAGCATTTCCCCAAATGATCACTCGGTCGTGGTTTCCAATCCGACGAATCGTGAGCATCCCATCAGCGAGCGAGAGCCGGACTTCCCTCCATCCTTCGGGGGGAAGTTCATCTGGAAAAGCCGGAAGTTGATCGATCATTCGAATCTGATACTCGATTAGCGAAGCCTTCAATTCAACTTGAATCACTTCCCAATTTGGTGGATTCAAGGGATATCGAACTGTGATTTCCATGCCCATGGCGTCGATCCTAACTCCGAATAATGGGATGGACTACTTCGCCAAAAACATCGGTGAGTCGCATATCTCGGCCGCCGAATCGATAGGTTGTTTTTGTGTGATCGAGTCCGAGTAGATGTAACATCGTAGCATGGAGATCATGAATTTCTACTTTATTCGCAATCGCATGATATCCAAACTCGTCGGTTTCACCGTGAATGGTGCCACCTTGAATACCACCTCCGGCCATCCAGATTGAGAAGCCAAATGGATTATGGTCTCGGCCATCACTACCTTGTGCCATCGGTGTTCTACCGAATTCCCCGGCCCAAACGACAAGCGTTGAATCGAGTAATCCGCGAGATTTAAGGTCTTTTAAGAGACCAGCGATCGGTTTATCGACAGCTGCTGCATTGGCCTCATGACCAGCTTTGAGTTGATTATGTTGATCCCAACGATCGAAACCGAGGTTTGGACACAATAATTCGATGAATCGCACCCCACGTTCGACAAGTCGCCGAGCAATGAGACATTGTCTTCCGAAGAGGGAGGTGCGGGACTCATCGAGACCATACAGCTCTTGAGTTTTTTGTGATTCGCTCTTGATATCCATGAGTTCCGGCACAGCCGTTTGCATCCGGAAGGCTAGCTCATAGTTTTGGACAGCAGATTCGAGTGGATCTGGATTTCCCAGCTGCGATAAAATGGATTGATCTAGCCGTCGTAATAGTTTGCGTTTTTGTTCGGATGCGGCAGCCGATTGATTTGCTGGTCGAAGGTCGGCAACCGGTAAAGGACCATTTTTAAACAGTGATCCTTGGTAGGAGGCAGGGAGGAAACCATTGTTAAAACAATCCATCCCGCCGGGAGGGATCATTCCGCTCCCGATCACGATAAACCCGGGGAAGTTCTTGCTCTCGCTTCCTAAACCATAAGTCGTCCAGGCTCCCATACTTGGACGACCTTGTTGACCATGTCCAGTATGGATGAAATAATTTGCGTTTGTGTGTTCTGAGAAGTTGGAAACCATCGACCGGATAACAGCGAGATCGTCCGCGCAGGTTGCGATATTTGGGAATAAATCGCTGATCGGAATCCCTGACTCGCCGTATTTCCGGAACTTCCATGGAGAACCATAAATTTTCCCAATGTTGTTGAATTGGGTCGGTTCAATTTTCCCGGTAAATGCTTTCCCGTGATCCCGAGTTAAACGCGGTTTTGGATCAAAGGTATCAACCTGACTTGGGCCACCATCCATAAATAGAAAGATGACCGATTTTGCTTTTGCAGGAAAATGCGTCGGTTTCACGCTCAATGGATCGCGATCTGCAGCGACTACAGATTGATCATCCGCAAGCAATGCGGTCAATGCAAGCAGCCCGAACCCATTTGCGGAACGGGTGAGAAACTGTCGACGATTGAATTGTGATGGATTCATGGTTCGCTCCAACTTGCAATCATGGAATAAAGATGAAATTCTTTGAGTTCACCATGACATGCGCGAGATCTTCCCAAATGCGGGGATCGTCCGATTTTCCGTAAAGTCCGCGTTGTTCATCGAGAAAGTGCTGAACACTTTGGAGTTCATCCGGCGTTGGAGCTTTTCCAAAAGCCATCCGCCACATGGTTTGGATTCGGAGTGGTTGATCACTCGGGATCTCCCGGATCATCCGCTGAGCCCAGAGTTTCGATTGTTCATGGACAAACGGGTTGTTCAACATTGCTAAAGCTTGTGCGGGAACATTCGATACCGTCCGTCGCCCCATCGTGCTGAATGGTGATGGGTAATCAAATGCGAGAAACCACGGGTTGAGAAAATTTCGACGAACGCCAAGATAAATACTTCGTCTGCCATTTCCATCTAACGGACCCGATACACTCGGCCGGCCACGTCCAACCATGAAATCAGTTAGGTGCGGTTCGACACTCGGTCCGCCAGCACGAAGATCGAGTCTCCCGGAGATCGCAAGGAGGGAGTCTCGGATTGCTTCGGCTTCGAGCCGACGAATGGGCATCCGATGATAAACGCGATTTAGCGGGTCGACTTGAGTCGCCTTCGGGTCGTGATGCACACTCTGCATTTGAAACGTCTGAGATGTTAAAATGAGCGAGTGAAGTTTCTTAATGGACCAACCATGTTCCATAAACCATGAGGCAAGCCAATCCAGGAGTTCTGGATGCGTCGGGGATTGTCCTTGAATACCAAAATCATCGGTGGTCGGGACCAAGCCGACACCAAAATGGTAGTGCCAAACACGGTTCACGATAACTCGAGCAATTAAAGGATTTTTCCCGGAAGCGAGCCGATTCGCGAGTTCCAGGCGACCACTCCCAGTCGTTTGATATCCACTGGCACCATCAAAGATTTCGAACGATCGTCGTGGAACAACGGCCCCAAGATTTTTGTGATTTCCGCGAATGTGAACGCGATCATCCTCAGGAGTTCCATCCAACATGGCAAGGCCACGATTCGGAGTTGGGAACTGGTCTTGTCGGGTGCGAACGGAATCAATTTGAGAATGGAGCGTTTGGAGATTCGCTTCTCGAATCTGAGTTTGCAACAGGATCGTTGAAAACTCGGGAATCGATCCGAGAAACTCAACATCGAGTGGCAGTTCATCGCGTCGTTGAACGAGATTGAGGAGTTCAGAACTGGGCTCAGATTCTTGTGGCGGTGGACCATCCGCTTGAATCACTTGTTCAATCGCGATTGATCCCCCAGCGGAATCAAGAATTTCGACGTATGCGCGATGTCCCTTCCACATTGCAACGTCCATCTCAATCCAACGCGGTTGATCTCCGTGATTGACATGAATCGTTAAGCCACCATAAATTGGATTTTGAATGAGGCGAAGGCCATCTAAGATCAAATTAATTCTTGCCGCATGTCCACGAACGCGATACCAGATTCGATTCCGTTGAATTTCAAACGTTGGAGATCGAAGGTCGCCTTCCAACTTCTTTCCAAACTCACCAGAGTCAAACCAACCGGCTGGACGAACCTGAAGTTTTCCATCGTCTGCAACGGTCAGACGTGGTGATGAATTCGGTTTCGAAGGGAACGAGTGCCCTGTGGCATGCCAATCCCAACTGTTGCCAGCTCGGAAATCACCGAGGACAATCCCACTTTCGCGCCATTGTTTCCATTTATCCTGTCGCGATCGAAGTTGGTCCGCAATTTCCGTTAATTTGGGCAGACGATCCTTCTGTCCGAGCGCAAAAACCGAGAGTAGTTGACTTTCAAACGGATCGCGAGCTAGGAGTTGCAACGCACGCTCGAGATTAACTTTCGGAAGTTCCATCGCAAGTCGATCGATCCGATTCCGAAGCTCTGATTGAATTGCTTGAACTGGTTTTGGGTCGTCCAGATAAGCCAACTGGTAGCGAGACGATTGAAGGATTCCAGTTAGTGCATAATAGTCTTTGGTCGGGATCGGATCGAATTTATGATCGTGACATCGAGCGCAACTGAGCGTGAGCGCAAGAAAAGTTTTGGAAAAAACATCTAGCTGATTATCAATCCGTTCCGCCTCATCTTGTCGAACGTCGACGGGAGAGTGTTTCGCCTCACCAAAGTGCCAGAACCCAGTTCCAAGAATCGACTCGTTTGCACGAGTATCAGGGTGCAGCCGCGGGTTTTCAAGGAGATCACCAGCCAAATGTTCCCGGATGAGTTGCGAGTAGGGAATGTCTTGTTGAAAGGCTCGAATCAAATAATCTCGATATTTCCAGGCTTCTGGAATTGTGAAATCAAATTCGTGCCCGTAAGTCTCGGCATAACGGACGAGATCCATCCAATGCCGTGCCCAACGTTCCCCATATGTGGGGCGGTTCATCAGTTCCACAATCTTTTGGGCAACCGCATCAGGGGATTGATCCTGCTCAAACTGGCGAATTTCTTCGGGGGAAGGCGGCAACCCCGTTAGGGTGAAGGTGAGCCGTCGGAGCAGGGTAGCTCGATCGGTTTGCTTGGCAGGAGTTAACTGATTTTTTTCGAGTTTTTCAAGAATGAATTGATCAATTGGATTGGGTGACCAATTTCGATTCGTCACATTCGGGATTTTTGGATTCTGAATTGGTTGGAAGGACCAATGGTTCAGTCGCTTTGGATCTTGGAGTACAGAGATCGTTTTGACCATACCAGAGTTGTCACTGCCTTTTGGCCAAACGGCGCCGTCACGGATCCATGTGGTGAAGTCGGCGATCACCCCGGCCCCAAGTTTGCCACGCGGGGGCATCTTCGTATCACCCGAGTATTCCAGAACCTGAATAATCAGACTGGAGTCAGGTTTTCCAGGGACCAGCGCTGTCCCCGAATCGCCTCCTGCGATTAGCGCCGCGAGGGAATCGACTCGAAGCCCGCCTTTCTGTTTCTGCTCAGCATGACAAGAAAAGCAATTTTCGATCAGGACCGGTCGAATTTTTGCCTCAAAGAAATCAATCTTGGGGTCAGCAGACGCAAGCGAATGAATCGTCGCAACCACAAGAATTGTAAGGAGATAGCGAAGATGCGAGAGGCTCATAAGTACCACCTTCAATGACAATGAGCCAGGCGGGAGATTCAATTACCGGATTATCCCCATCATTCGAAACACATCAAGCGATTTCTCGAGCAACTGGGAATTTATTCTTTTCCTGGAACCGATCGCTTTTGACTTCCGTCAACGGATCTGGGAGAATTTGTCCCAAAACTGCGTTTTTTGGGAACTTCGCTTCTTTGGCAGCGTCTGAGTGACAGATACCACGTGAACCTCGATGATCGACGTCTGATCGAGCATTGCCTTCAGGGGAATCTCCAAGCGTATGGAGAGTTGGTCCGTCGATACCAAGATCGCTTGTATAATGCAATCTATCGGGTGCTTGACCACGCAGATGATACGCAAGATGTTGTTCAAGAAGCGTTTATGAATGCGTTTCAATCGCTTTCTTCATTCAAAGGCGACTCGGAGTTCTTCACCTGGCTGTATCGGATCGCATTCAACACGGCGATTAGCCTCAAGCGGAAACGACGGGTTTTGCTGAGCTTGGAGCCAGAAAACGATGGATCTATGAGTCTGGATCCAATCGATCCCTCGGAGCGAACACAGCCGGGGGCCTCACTGGAACGCACCGAACAAGAGTTGAAGTTGAATCATGCCTTGCAACGACTCTCACCTGAACATCGACTAGTGCTTGTTTTGAAAGATATCGAAGGCCAGAAATATGAGCGGATTGCAGAGATTCTGGATGTTCCGATTGGAACGATTCGGAGTCGCTTGCACCGGGCCAGACTCGAACTGCGTGAATTGTTAATCGCGGGGGAATCAGATCCTGATTCTTGATTTTTGGGGATGCCAATGTTATCGGAATCGGTGCTGAAATTAATTACCGCTGCTGTCGATGATGAACTCTCATCATCGGACCGTCGGGAATTGAACGCCCTGCTTCGCAAGGATGCAGAAGTTCGAGCACTGTATGAATCGTTGATGGAGGATTCACAACGCCTCCGATCATTGCCATCATATGCCGCGCCCCCCTCGATGGAATCGTCGATTCTCTCGCAGATCCGGAACGCAATGCCGGTTGGCTCGCGAGTTTCGCCGCGTCACCATTCCACAAAACGGTCTCGCATTCCGATTGGATTGAGCCTTTCACTCGCAGCTTCAGTATTTCTGTTGATTGGTTTTGGCTCCTTCATTTTGTTCTCGAATGAACGGGCAATTACTGAGCCGACACTTGCTTACGTTCACTCTCAATCGCCTGAGATTGATTCGCGGGAGGGGGTTATTCAACCATCTCCAGTAAACACGAAGATGGAAGAACTCGCCAGTGATCGGCGATCGGAAGACCGTGTCCCGAGCGATCGTTCGACGGGACCCGCGCCGAAGCCGACGAATCCTCGGACACCCTCTAATTCTGGAATTCCATCCTCGCAAAATGACGATCGTCTTTTAGCATCGCCGGATCACTCGCGTGATTCACTTGGATTCGTCGTTCCGAAATTACCACCATTAATTGCGTTTGAATCGTTGGCGAGTCCGTCTGCGCAGAACCAACTCGAATCGTTGTTCCGATCCGAAACGAAAGTGCGACTGGAACTTACGGTTGAGGATCCGAATGCGTTCCTTGAATCGCTCGGCAAAGTGACTCGATCGCAGAAATATCAGTTCATTCAGGATGCGTTGTTAGTCCAACGGATTCAATCAAAACAGCCAACTCTACCGAATGGATTGTCCGACCAACTCACTCCATCACAATGGATTCAATTGTTGTCCACGGTCAGTGCGACCACCAAAATGCGTGGGAAATTGATTGCTACTCCGATGTTAACTCGTGATATCCGTGACCTGTCACGCTTGACCGGACTCCCAGAGTCGCAATTAATCCACGGTTCGGTTGCGAAACATGGAAGTGACCCAGCGGTTCCAGATCTGGCCCAGTTGACCGCTCAGTCGCTCGCGAAGTCGTTCGAGAACCGGTCCTCTTCTCTCGGATCGGAGAAGCCGACTGCTTCGAAAGAGAGTCAACTTCCAGGCATCTTTTTGTTTTCAGCAAATCCAGTGCGTGCGATCCCGGAAACGAGTGTAGAACTCCGACGCTTCTTGGTCATTCCGAGAACTAAGTCCTCCGATCAACGGCTTGTGTGGCTCGTGCTGCGAAAATTGGATTCATAATCCAGCAGAGGACTTTGCGGCTTGGTGTGGATCGAATCCGATTTCCTTTCGCATTTCCGACTTCGAGTCTGGAAATGCGTTTTCGTTTCCCCACAATGACGGTAAGGAAACACGCGAGCGATTCGTTTGGGCGCGTTCAAAACCATCGAATCGAATCCAGTATCGACGTATCGAAGTCACCGTATCAGCGATTGAGGAGATTGAGAGTGTCTCTGACCCCGGAACAGATCACCGAGCTTCGACAACAACGCTATAATGGAACGGTTGTCTATCTTCAAAAAGCCCACTCGGATCTGATGATCTTACGGGTGAAACCCGATTTTCCCCGCCCAAAACACGTTGCCGGCCAGTATTGTTCTTTGGGACTTGGAAATTGGGAAATTCGCGTTCCTGGAACTCAAGAAGAGGTGCTCTCAGAAGCCGAAGAATCGAAGGTCGTTCGGCGTGCATATTCGCTGAGTTGCTCGATGCTGCAAGACGATCATTCGCTTTTTCCGATGGAGCAACAAGAATGGTTGGAGTTTTATATTGTACTGGTTCGAGATAATGGAGAAGGGAATAAAGCCCCGCAGTTGACGCCTCGACTGTTTATGTTGAAAGAAGGCGATCGGATTAACGTCGGGGAGAAAATTACCGGCCATTATACACTCGATCATGTGAAGCCCCAAGATAATGTGATTTTTCTTGGAACCGGGACTGGTGAAGCCCCCCATAATTACATGGTTTGGGAACTTCTGAAGAAGGGGCATCAAGGGAAGATTCTTTCAGCGAGTTGCGTTCGATTGAGCCGCGATTTGGGGTATCTTTCCACGCATCAGAAACTCATGTCTCGATTCGATAATTATCGATATTTGCCATTGACCACCCGGGAGTTACAACCGGGCACGCACAAAGTCTATATTCAAGACTTGATTACGTCAGGAGAGCTCGAGCGCCAACTCGGTACAACCTTGTCCCCCGAGACAACCCATGTCTATCTTTGCGGTAACCCGAAGATGATCGGAGTTCCGGTTAAAAATCCGACGACTGGGTTGCGAGAATATCCGGAACCAACCGGTGTGATTGAGCTCTTGGAACGAATGGGGTTTAAAGCGGATGATGCCCGAACAAAGACAAAGGGCAACATCCATTTCGAAGAATACTGGTGATTGTCGGAGGAAGTCTCATGGCAGATGCTGCCGAAATGATTGCTGGTTATAAACTGCGGACACTTCTTCAAACTGGTGCAGTATCCCAGGTTTACGAAGTGGTGGAGCCGTCCAGTGGTCGGCATTTCGCCATGAAGATTCTCCTTCCCGAATTTTCAGAAAACCGTGATGTGCGGCAAAACTTGTTCCATGAAGCAAAGGTTGGGATTGAGCTGCGTCACGATAATATCATCCGAATTGTGAAAGTGGATGAGAGTCGTGAGACACCACACTTTATCATGGAATTTTTCCCAGCAGGTAGTCTAAGAGGACGGCTCCAATCGAAAGATTTGGGATTTCTTCGAGAACACGCAGCGAAGATTCTAAAACAATCCGCAACAGCTCTCGCGTATATGAATTCTTCTGGCTGGGTTCATTGCGACGTGAAAGCAGACAATATCTTGGTCAACTCACTCGGCGAGTTGCGGATGATCGACTTCGCGATTTCGAAGAAAATACCCACGGGATTTGCTCGGTGGTTCCATCGAAAGAAAAAGCCACAGGGAACACCGAGCTTTATGTCTCCTGAGCAGATTCGTGATGAGATCTTGGACGGGCGTGCCGACATTTACAGTTGGGGCGCCACGATGTATGAAATCTTAACGGGTCGCCCTCCATTTCGTGCATCGTCACAGAATGAGCTACTGAAAAAACACTTGATCGATAAACCAGATTCTCCGATCGCGTATAACTCGGATCTTTCGGATGATATCTGTGCGTTGATTCTAAAATGTTTAGCGAAGAAACCAGAAGACCGATTTGCAAATTTCCATGATATTCTGATCAAGCTTCGCGATATGCGCATTTACAAAGTCAAGCCGATTCCAAAAAAATCGTGAGTGGCGATCAGTTTAAGGATTACGGAGAGAATCATGGCACCACCGACACCACTCGCATTCGAGTCGGAGATCCACCAACTGGAGGAATTACTCTCCAAGTTGGAGCAAGAATCGAAAGGAGTCAATCCAACCGAGGAGATTCGGCAGATTCGCAAAGAATTGACGAATCTTAAGAAAAATAAGTACGCGAATCTTGACCCTTGGGAAACAGTGCTGGTATCCCGTCATCCACAACGTCCGCAAACAATGGATTATGTTGATCTAATGTTTGATGACTTCGTTGAGTTGCACGGCGATCGTGCATTCGGAGACGATCGAGCAATTCGCTGTGGCTTCGCTCGCCTGGGTGATCATCGAGTGATGTTAATTGGCCATCAGAAAGGGCACACGCTTCAAGAGCGACAAGCCTGTTTTTACGGATGCGCACACCCAGAAGGGTATCGAAAAGCGCTCAATAAAATGCGGCTTGCCGCAAAGTTCAAGATTCCAATCATCTGCTTCATCGATACTCCGGGAGCATTTCCTGGAATTGGTGCTGAAGAACGGGGGCAGGCACAATTAATCGCTACCTCGCTTCTCGAGATGTCCAAACTAACAACACCGGTCGTTTGTGTGGTGATTGGTGAAGGGGGGTCTGGAGGCGCACTCGGTATTGGAATTGGTGATCGAGTCTCGATGCTCAAGCATGCGTATTATTCAGTGATTAGCCCAGAAGGATGTGCAGGGATTCTTTGGAAAAAAGCAACTGAAGAAACGAAATCTCGAGCCGCTTCAGCGCTACGAATGACATCTAGCTATCTCGAAAAACTCAAGATCATCGACGATGTGATTCCAGAGCCGCTTGGCGGGGCACATCGCGATCATAATGAAATGGCAAACACCTTAAAGACCTATCTTCTCCGCTATTTGCGGGAGTTAAAGGGACTTTCAACCGATGTGCTGATGGAACAACGGTATCTGAAGTTTCGGAAGATGGGTGTTTATTTGGATCCATTGGCAGCGAGTGGTTCATGAGGTAAACCGATGAGTTGGGCAACGATCTTCACGATATCGAATGTCATCGTCATCCCGTTCTGGTTGTTGATGATCGTTGCTCCGAATTGGCGAGTGACTCAAAGGGTTCTCGATTCTCTGAGACCTTTGCTGATTCTCCCATGTCTTTATTTGGTTCTCCTGAGTACCACATTCGGTTCTGTGTTGCCATTACTGACACAGCCGCCCACTCTCGAATTGATCCAGCAATTGTTAAGCACTCCTCAGGGAGCAACGATTGGCTGGATTCATTTCCTTGCCTTTGACTTCTTTGTTGGAAGATGGATCTGGCTGGAAACTCGAGCAAAGCGATGGTCCATCTGGATCATCCGACTGATTTTAGTTTTCACGTTCATGCTCGGCCCGATTGGATTATTGCTCTATCTCGTCGGGCGCGAGCTTTCAGAAAAACGTCATTGATTCAGAGAAAATCAATTCTCAAAGATCAAGAAAAACTCCGTGCGGTCGACGGGGATCTTCTTCCGATAATCGTGAATGATTGAGAGCCAGATTGGATCACG
This DNA window, taken from Tuwongella immobilis, encodes the following:
- a CDS encoding PSD1 and planctomycete cytochrome C domain-containing protein: MSLSHLRYLLTILVVATIHSLASADPKIDFFEAKIRPVLIENCFSCHAEQKQKGGLRVDSLAALIAGGDSGTALVPGKPDSSLIIQVLEYSGDTKMPPRGKLGAGVIADFTTWIRDGAVWPKGSDNSGMVKTISVLQDPKRLNHWSFQPIQNPKIPNVTNRNWSPNPIDQFILEKLEKNQLTPAKQTDRATLLRRLTFTLTGLPPSPEEIRQFEQDQSPDAVAQKIVELMNRPTYGERWARHWMDLVRYAETYGHEFDFTIPEAWKYRDYLIRAFQQDIPYSQLIREHLAGDLLENPRLHPDTRANESILGTGFWHFGEAKHSPVDVRQDEAERIDNQLDVFSKTFLALTLSCARCHDHKFDPIPTKDYYALTGILQSSRYQLAYLDDPKPVQAIQSELRNRIDRLAMELPKVNLERALQLLARDPFESQLLSVFALGQKDRLPKLTEIADQLRSRQDKWKQWRESGIVLGDFRAGNSWDWHATGHSFPSKPNSSPRLTVADDGKLQVRPAGWFDSGEFGKKLEGDLRSPTFEIQRNRIWYRVRGHAARINLILDGLRLIQNPIYGGLTIHVNHGDQPRWIEMDVAMWKGHRAYVEILDSAGGSIAIEQVIQADGPPPQESEPSSELLNLVQRRDELPLDVEFLGSIPEFSTILLQTQIREANLQTLHSQIDSVRTRQDQFPTPNRGLAMLDGTPEDDRVHIRGNHKNLGAVVPRRSFEIFDGASGYQTTGSGRLELANRLASGKNPLIARVIVNRVWHYHFGVGLVPTTDDFGIQGQSPTHPELLDWLASWFMEHGWSIKKLHSLILTSQTFQMQSVHHDPKATQVDPLNRVYHRMPIRRLEAEAIRDSLLAISGRLDLRAGGPSVEPHLTDFMVGRGRPSVSGPLDGNGRRSIYLGVRRNFLNPWFLAFDYPSPFSTMGRRTVSNVPAQALAMLNNPFVHEQSKLWAQRMIREIPSDQPLRIQTMWRMAFGKAPTPDELQSVQHFLDEQRGLYGKSDDPRIWEDLAHVMVNSKNFIFIP
- a CDS encoding RNA polymerase sigma factor, translated to MNLDDRRLIEHCLQGNLQAYGELVRRYQDRLYNAIYRVLDHADDTQDVVQEAFMNAFQSLSSFKGDSEFFTWLYRIAFNTAISLKRKRRVLLSLEPENDGSMSLDPIDPSERTQPGASLERTEQELKLNHALQRLSPEHRLVLVLKDIEGQKYERIAEILDVPIGTIRSRLHRARLELRELLIAGESDPDS
- a CDS encoding ferredoxin--NADP reductase, whose translation is MSLTPEQITELRQQRYNGTVVYLQKAHSDLMILRVKPDFPRPKHVAGQYCSLGLGNWEIRVPGTQEEVLSEAEESKVVRRAYSLSCSMLQDDHSLFPMEQQEWLEFYIVLVRDNGEGNKAPQLTPRLFMLKEGDRINVGEKITGHYTLDHVKPQDNVIFLGTGTGEAPHNYMVWELLKKGHQGKILSASCVRLSRDLGYLSTHQKLMSRFDNYRYLPLTTRELQPGTHKVYIQDLITSGELERQLGTTLSPETTHVYLCGNPKMIGVPVKNPTTGLREYPEPTGVIELLERMGFKADDARTKTKGNIHFEEYW
- a CDS encoding serine/threonine protein kinase: MADAAEMIAGYKLRTLLQTGAVSQVYEVVEPSSGRHFAMKILLPEFSENRDVRQNLFHEAKVGIELRHDNIIRIVKVDESRETPHFIMEFFPAGSLRGRLQSKDLGFLREHAAKILKQSATALAYMNSSGWVHCDVKADNILVNSLGELRMIDFAISKKIPTGFARWFHRKKKPQGTPSFMSPEQIRDEILDGRADIYSWGATMYEILTGRPPFRASSQNELLKKHLIDKPDSPIAYNSDLSDDICALILKCLAKKPEDRFANFHDILIKLRDMRIYKVKPIPKKS